AGGATAATCATATTCAAGCGGCTGGGGGAATTGGGGAAGCGATCGCTCGAATTCGTAAGACTATTCCCTATCCTATGACCATAGAAGTAGAGACAACAACCCTAGCTGAAGTAGAAGAGGCTATCGCCCACAATGCTGATATTATCATGTTGGATAATATGCCAGTTGAGGAGATGGAGGTAGCAGTTAAGCTAATTCGCGTAAGCAACAACAACATTAAAATTGAGGCATCCGGTAATGTTACCTTAAAGACGATTCGTGCAGTGGCCGAAACAGGAGTAGATTATATCTCCAGCAGTGCTCCCATTACTCGCTCTAGTTGGTTGGATTTGAGTATGAGATTGGGGAGTTGGGATAAACAGTAGTATCGCCGTTTATCTCAAGGGGTATAGGAAGTATACCCTGGGATAGATTTTGAAGGAAGTTCGAGCTTATTACTGTACTATTGACCAGGAGGACTTGAGCAAGCAGCCATGACAGAGTTAATGAATGCTGTTATTCTTACCGGATTTGGAGGGCCAGAAAAACTGGTCTATACCCAAGTCCCTAAACCAGTCCCGAAAAAGGGAGAAGTGTTAATTAAAGTTGGAGCTTGTTCTGTTAATAATACAGATATAAATACTCGTACTGGCTGGTATACTGCAGAGGATAATTTTCAAGCTATCCTGCGAGATACCAAGGAAAATGACCTCAATAGTTCCGCTTGCTGGACGCAACATGGGACTGAATTTCCTCGAATTCAAGGTGCTGATATTGTTGGTCAAGTTGTGGAAATGGGTTCCGATGTAGAACCGCAACTCCTTCATCAACGGGTTATGGTTGACAGTTGGATTCGTGATGAAACTTTAGATGACTATCAATATGTTGGAAGTGAATTAGATGGGGGATTTGCCGAATATGCCCTCATTCCAGCGACCAATGTTTATCCGATTAAGTCTCCACTTTCAGATCTTGAACTCGCTACCTTTCCCTGTTCCTATTCCACAGCAGAAAATATGGTAACCAAGGGAAGAATTTCAGCAGCAGACACGGTATTGATTATGGGGGCTTCCGGTGGTGTAGGGAGTGCCTTGATTCAATTAAGCAAAATTAGAGGAGCCAAAGTTATTGCCATTGTTGGCGCGAATAAAGAGCATTTTGCAGAGGAGTTAGGTGCTGATTATGTCTATCGACGAGATCAGCAATTAGCCTCTAATTTAGAGCAACATCTTATTACTGTTGCTCTAGATGTGGTGGGAGGAGATTATTTTAATTTGATAATTAAAGCGCTTCAACCCAGAGGAAGATATGTTTCTTGTGGTGCAATTGGAAATCCAATGGTTCCTTTAGATTTGCGGGATTTGATTTACAAGGATTTAGAGATGATTGGAGCAACGCGGCTTGAACCTGATGTGTTTCAAAGGTTAGTCGGATATCTGGAAAAAGGTATCTTAAAACCTTTAGTTGCTAAGGTTTTTAAACTATCTGACATCAAGGAAGCCCAACAATTTTTTCAAACTAAAGGTTTCTTTGGAAAAGTGGTTATAACCCCTTAGTAAATAACTCATTGTATAGTTAAGATAACAAAGAGGTAAATTTAGAGCATTAAATGAATATCAATTTAAAACTTTTAGATTGCACTCGCTCCAAACACAACCTTACATTACTTTATCAATATGACGAAATAACTTTTACAACTACTCTCTGGTATTCAACAGTTGACTTTCATCAGCTTGAGTCTGAGTATAGTCAAGAA
The Moorena sp. SIOASIH genome window above contains:
- a CDS encoding alcohol dehydrogenase family protein, translating into MTELMNAVILTGFGGPEKLVYTQVPKPVPKKGEVLIKVGACSVNNTDINTRTGWYTAEDNFQAILRDTKENDLNSSACWTQHGTEFPRIQGADIVGQVVEMGSDVEPQLLHQRVMVDSWIRDETLDDYQYVGSELDGGFAEYALIPATNVYPIKSPLSDLELATFPCSYSTAENMVTKGRISAADTVLIMGASGGVGSALIQLSKIRGAKVIAIVGANKEHFAEELGADYVYRRDQQLASNLEQHLITVALDVVGGDYFNLIIKALQPRGRYVSCGAIGNPMVPLDLRDLIYKDLEMIGATRLEPDVFQRLVGYLEKGILKPLVAKVFKLSDIKEAQQFFQTKGFFGKVVITP